In Aptenodytes patagonicus chromosome 6, bAptPat1.pri.cur, whole genome shotgun sequence, one genomic interval encodes:
- the LOC143161546 gene encoding phospholipid scramblase family member 5-like codes for MASQESQGQTNPIFNDYLPGSSDLPEQNKPVEPRSLWKQTSHTHNLPPGLEYLNQLDRIIIHQQVELLEAILGTETSSKYEIKNHLGQRVYFAVEENDCFDRNLCSPLRSFTIRITDTTGREVITVNRPLRCNSCWFPCFLQELEVQSPPGTIAGYVVQNWDPFLPKFTIQNESKEDVLKIIGPYATCGCFEDVDFEVKALNEMSTIGKISKYWSGFVNNVFTNTANFGIQVPVDLDVRIKAVMIGACFLIDLMFFENTLDGL; via the exons ATGGCCTCTCAAG aATCTCAGGGACAAACCAACCCAATCTTTAACGATTACCTCCCTGGTTCTTCTGACCTTCCTGAACAGAATAAACCTGTTGAACCAAGAAGTCTCTGGAAGCAAACATCACACACTCATAACTTGCCACCTGGTCTGGAGTACCTGAACCAG ctggaCCGGATAATTATTCATCAGCAAGTGGAGCTTCTTGAAG CCATACTTGGCACAGAGACCTCCAGCAAATACGAGATAAAAAACCACTTGGGACAAAGAGTTTACTTTGCAGTAGAAGAAAATGATTGCTTTGATCGTAACTTGTGTTCGCCTCTAAGGTCTTTCACCATAAGGATTACCGATACCACGGGCCGAGAAGTGATTACAGTGAACAGACCCTTGAGGTGCAACAGCTGCTGGTTCCCCTGCTTCCTGCAAGAG TTAGAAGTTCAGTCCCCACCAGGTACAATAGCTGGGTACGTTGTACAGAACTGGGACCCTTTTCTGCCGAAGTTTACTATACAGAATGAAAGTAAAGAAGATGTACTAAAAATAATTGGCCCATATGCAACTTGTGGCTGTTTTGAAGATGTTGACTTTGAG GTAAAAGCTCTCAATGAGATGTCAACGATTGGCAAAATTTCCAAGTACTGGTCTGGATTCGTAAACAATGTCTTTACCAACACTGCCAACTTCGGGATCCAGGTCCCTGTAGATCTTGATGTGAGAATCAAGGCAGTAATGATTGGTGCTTGTTTCCTCATT GACTTAATGTTCTTTGAAAACACTTTGGATGGATTATAA